In Musa acuminata AAA Group cultivar baxijiao chromosome BXJ2-10, Cavendish_Baxijiao_AAA, whole genome shotgun sequence, a genomic segment contains:
- the LOC135625277 gene encoding uncharacterized protein LOC135625277 has translation MEPQRKKLEIFVRAPDLGLPSRFLTLTPDLTLRRLKLAFLPRSFPQTLALESLFFDLGGRPLPDSSTLDAAGVFSSSSTVLDLRLRLRGGGGDGGATGAESRDCYLNMYAIKKPDKVDPNETRLSKWTTCALSAEPLAPPVVVDRLGNLFNKEALVEALIHKKIPKEFSYIRGLKDMIPVHLTPNPSAVASETKFECPITGLEFNGKYGFLVLRGCGHVLSAKALKEVKSSACLVCHKEFSESDKLVINGSADEVAVLRERIQEERGKLKERKEKKANASLSGKKHAGDENGGILENGRKEGGAKRFKAVDMVPANATKEVYASIFTSSKKSNYKETFSCRSLPLGRN, from the coding sequence ATGGAGCCACAACGGAAGAAGCTCGAAATCTTCGTTCGAGCTCCCGATCTCGGCCTCCCCTCCCGGTTCCTAACCCTCACGCCCGATCTCACCCTCCGTCGCCTCAAGCTCGCCTTCCTCCCCCGATCCTTCCCGCAAACCCTCGCTCTCGAATCCCTCTTCTTCGACCTCGGCGGCAGGCCGCTGCCTGATTCCTCAACCCTCGATGCTGCGGGTGTCTTTTCCAGCTCGTCCACCGTCCTCGATCTCCGTCTCCGTCTTCGAGGCGGCGGCGGTGATGGCGGAGCCACCGGCGCCGAGTCCCGCGATTGCTACCTCAACATGTACGCCATCAAGAAGCCCGACAAGGTGGATCCGAACGAGACCCGGCTATCTAAGTGGACGACCTGCGCGCTTTCCGCCGAGCCTCTTGCCCCGCCCGTCGTTGTCGACCGGCTTGGCAACCTCTTCAACAAGGAAGCCCTAGTTGAAGCCCTCATCCACAAAAAGATCCCCAAGGAGTTTAGCTATATTAGGGGTTTGAAGGATATGATCCCGGTCCATCTTACTCCGAATCCGAGCGCCGTTGCCTCCGAGACGAAGTTTGAGTGCCCGATTACTGGCCTCGAGTTCAATGGGAAATACGGGTTCTTGGTGCTTCGTGGGTGCGGGCATGTTTTGAGTGCGAAGGCTCTCAAAGAAGTCAAATCTTCTGCTTGTTTGGTTTGCCATAAGGAGTTCTCGGAGTCAGATAAGCTTGTCATCAATGGAAGCGCTGATGAGGTTGCAGTGCTGAGGGAGAGGATACAGGAGGAGAGGGGCAAAttgaaggagaggaaggagaagaaggccAATGCATCCCTAAGTGGCAAGAAGCATGCTGGCGATGAGAATGGCGGGATCTTGGAGaacggaaggaaggaaggaggtgCAAAAAGGTTCAAGGCGGTGGATATGGTTCCAGCCAACGCAACAAAGGAAGTTTATGCATCGATTTTTACATCTTCGAAGAAATCAAACTATAAGGAGACTTTCAGTTGCAGATCGCTTCCACTGGGCAGGAACTGA
- the LOC103969096 gene encoding uncharacterized protein LOC103969096, with protein sequence MLRASAVGPSRNYSAASPLLLFFASPFSTTASATASSVASTAPNRFAMSRPLRIAVVGDVHDYWELEEDSKALHFLQADLVLFTGDFGNENVELVRSISSLKFPKAAILGNHDCWTTQKFSEKKTDRVHLQLECFGDEHVGYCHLDFPMLKLCVLGGRPFSCGGDRLFRPKLLSSRYGVNDMEQSAKKIYEAALGTPEGHSVIVLAHNGPTGLGSKVSDICGRDWIFGGGDHGDPDLAQAISDLQRDTQIPIPLVIFGHMHKALAYGNGLRKMIAVGADNTIYLNAAIVPRVKHILVNGSGSSMEEQNQFQTSENGTVRAFTIVEFLDGQVEKIMETWVLVAGEKIELDRENVLFQKQ encoded by the exons ATGCTACGCGCGTCGGCGGTCGGACCATCCAGGAACTACTCGGCGGCttcccctctcctcctcttcttcgcctCCCCTTTCTCCACCACTGCCTCCGCCACCGCGTCTTCCGTCGCTTCCACAGCCCCTAATCGCTTCGCCATGTCGCGTCCCCTCAGGATCGCGGTCGTCGGAGACGTG CACGATTACTGGGAATTGGAAGAAGACTCAAAAGCTCTTCATTTTCTACAG GCAGATTTGGTACTCTTCACAG GTGATTTTGGAAATGAGAATGTTGAACTTGTTAGAAGCATTTCAAGTCTTAAGTTTCCAAAAGCAGCAATTTTGGGGAACCATGATTGCTGGACTACTCAAAAGTTTTCAGAGAA gAAGACTGACCGAGTCCATCTTCAGCTAGAGTG TTTTGGAGATGAGCATGTTGGCTACTGTCATTTGGACTTTCCAATGTTAAAGCTCTGTGTTCTTGGGGGACGTCCGTTTTCTTGTGGTGGTGACAGATTATTTCGACCGAAGCTTCTTTCTTCTAG GTATGGGGTCAATGATATGGAACAAAGTGCAAAGAAAATCTATGAAGCTGCTCTTGGGACACCCGAAGGACATAGTGTTATAGTTCTTGCACATAATGGTCCTACAG GATTAGGATCAAAAGTAAGTGATATATGCGGaagagattggatttttggtggtgGTGACCATGGCGACCCAG ATCTTGCCCAAGCAATATCTGACTTGCAGAGAGACACACAGATTCCGATCCCTTTGGTCATATTTGGCCACATGCATAAGGCACTAGCCTATGGAAACGGACTTCGGAAGATGATTGCAGTCGGTGCCGACAACACCATTTATCTGAATGCTGCTATCGTGCCAAGGGTGAAACATATACTGGTAAATGGCTCAGGAAGCTCGATGGAAGAACAAAATCAGTTCCAAACTTCCGAAAACGGGACCGTTCGTGCATTCACCATTGTTGAGTTTCTGGATGGCCAGGTGGAAAAAATCATGGAGACCTGGGTTTTAGTGGCTGGCGAAAAGATTGAACTTGATCGTGAGAATGTTCTGTTTCAGAAACAGTAA